The Natrinema salaciae genome includes a window with the following:
- a CDS encoding DUF7344 domain-containing protein, translating into MSSIDTSLPDEIASVTDADEDERLSKDVIFELLKNRRRREVLAYLLEADETVTLGELAEQIAAWENDTEVNALSSDQRKRVYVALYQTHLPKMDDAGIVEYDQDRGLISLSDNADLLMMYLDTDTHRQDRWDRWYAALSAVGAALLGAAVLGVPMLSAIPLAALAGVVVAAFFCLSTAHVVRNRSQERNVDGKLSRIE; encoded by the coding sequence ATGTCCTCGATCGATACGTCGCTGCCCGACGAGATCGCCTCGGTCACCGACGCCGACGAGGACGAACGTCTGTCGAAGGACGTCATTTTCGAGCTCTTAAAGAATCGCCGTCGCCGGGAAGTTCTCGCGTACTTGCTGGAAGCCGACGAAACGGTAACGCTCGGTGAACTGGCGGAACAGATCGCGGCCTGGGAGAACGACACCGAGGTCAACGCGCTCAGCTCCGACCAGCGCAAACGCGTCTACGTCGCCCTCTATCAGACCCATCTGCCGAAGATGGACGACGCCGGTATCGTCGAGTACGATCAGGACCGCGGGCTGATCTCGCTTTCGGACAACGCCGACCTCCTGATGATGTACCTCGATACGGATACCCACCGACAGGACCGGTGGGATCGGTGGTACGCCGCGCTCAGCGCCGTCGGCGCTGCCCTCCTCGGCGCGGCAGTTCTCGGCGTGCCGATGCTGTCGGCCATCCCACTCGCCGCGCTCGCGGGCGTCGTCGTCGCCGCTTTCTTCTGTCTCTCGACCGCACACGTCGTCCGAAACCGTTCCCAGGAACGCAACGTCGACGGCAAACTGTCCCGAATCGAGTGA